In the genome of Pelodiscus sinensis isolate JC-2024 chromosome 3, ASM4963464v1, whole genome shotgun sequence, one region contains:
- the CCDC85A gene encoding coiled-coil domain-containing protein 85A isoform X3, with amino-acid sequence MSKAAAADGGGAAPAEDLSKVSDEELLKWSKEELIRSLRRAEAEKMSAMLDHSNLIREVNRRLQLHLGEIRGLKDINQKLQEDNQELRDLCCFLDDDRQKGKKVSREWQRLGRYSAGVMHKEVALYLQKLKELEVRQEEVVKENMELKELCVLLDEEKSGGAGSRSSIDSQISLCQLNATSAYIRDVGDGSSTSSTGSTDSPDHHKHHPNTSPEHLQKSRGEGSPEHQKHRSVSPEHLQKPKSSGSPDHQKHMKGPSPEHHKNVGKGSPEKQKHTSSSPETLPKHILSSSPEHFQKHRPSSSPEHQKHSSGSPEHLQKHTLSGSTEHLQKVRGTSPEHLKQHYGGSPEHLKHISGGSREGTLRRQVADDMSPHHRSVYNGMNGCVAEAWRCCRFMSWN; translated from the exons ATGTCGAAGGCGGCGGCGGCGGACGGCGGCGGGGCGGCTCCAGCTGAGGACCTGTCCAAGGTGTCGGACGAGGAGCTGCTGAAGTGGAGCAAGGAGGAGCTGATCCGCAGCCTGCGCAGGGCCGAGGCGGAAAAGATGAGCGCGATGCTGGACCACAGCAACCTCATCCGGGAGGTGAACCGCCGGCTGCAGCTCCACCTCGGCGAGATCCGCGGCCTCAAG gaTATCAATCAGAAGTTGCAAGAAGATAACCAAGAACTGAGAGACCTTTGCTGTTTTCTGGATGATGATAGGCAGAAAGGCAAGAAGGTATCACGAGAGTGGCAGAGATTGGGCAGGTACAGTGCTGGAGTTATGCACAAAGAGGTTGCCTTATATTTAcagaaactgaaagaattggaagTGAGACAAGAAGAAGTGGTTAAGGAAAATATGGAACTGAAAGAACTGTGTGTTTTGCTGGATGAAGAGAAAAGTGGTGGAGCAGGCAGCAGGAGTTCTATTGACAGCCAAATCAGCCTCTGCCAACTAAATGCAACAAGTGCTTACATACGAGATGTCGGTGATGGGAGTAGCACCTCTAGCACTGGAAGTACAGATAGTCCAGACCATCATAAACACCATCCAAATACTAGTCCTGAACATCTCCAAAAAAGTAGGGGTGAGGGAAGCCCTGAGCATCAAAAACATAGGAGTGTTAGCCCAGAGCATCTCCAAAAACCTAAGAGTTCTGGAAGTCCCGATCACCAGAAGCATATGAAAGGACCAAGTCCAGAAcatcataaaaatgttggcaaagGTAGTCCTGAAAAGCAAAAGCACACCAGTAGTAGTCCAGAAACTCTTCCAAAGCACATTTTAAGTAGTAGccctgaacattttcaaaaacataGGCCTAGTAGTAGTCCAGAGCATCAAAAGCACAGCAGTGGCAGCCCAGAGCATCTTCAAAAACACACATTGAGTGGAAGCACAGAACATCTCCAGAAAGTGAGAGGGACAAGCCCTGAGCATCTCAAACAACATTATGGGGGAAGTCCAGAGCATCTCAAACATATCAGTGGAGGCAGCAGAGAAGGTACCCTGAGGAGACAAGTAGCAGATGATATGTCACCTCATCACAGAAGTGTATACAATGGAATGAATG
- the CCDC85A gene encoding coiled-coil domain-containing protein 85A isoform X5, with protein MSKAAAADGGGAAPAEDLSKVSDEELLKWSKEELIRSLRRAEAEKMSAMLDHSNLIREVNRRLQLHLGEIRGLKDINQKLQEDNQELRDLCCFLDDDRQKGKKVSREWQRLGRYSAGVMHKEVALYLQKLKELEVRQEEVVKENMELKELCVLLDEEKSGGAGSRSSIDSQISLCQLNATSAYIRDVGDGSSTSSTGSTDSPDHHKHHPNTSPEHLQKSRGEGSPEHQKHRSVSPEHLQKPKSSGSPDHQKHMKGPSPEHHKNVGKGSPEKQKHTSSSPETLPKHILSSSPEHFQKHRPSSSPEHQKHSSGSPEHLQKHTLSGSTEHLQKVRGTSPEHLKQHYGGSPEHLKHISGGSREGTLRRQVADDMSPHHRSVYNGMNDRQQT; from the exons ATGTCGAAGGCGGCGGCGGCGGACGGCGGCGGGGCGGCTCCAGCTGAGGACCTGTCCAAGGTGTCGGACGAGGAGCTGCTGAAGTGGAGCAAGGAGGAGCTGATCCGCAGCCTGCGCAGGGCCGAGGCGGAAAAGATGAGCGCGATGCTGGACCACAGCAACCTCATCCGGGAGGTGAACCGCCGGCTGCAGCTCCACCTCGGCGAGATCCGCGGCCTCAAG gaTATCAATCAGAAGTTGCAAGAAGATAACCAAGAACTGAGAGACCTTTGCTGTTTTCTGGATGATGATAGGCAGAAAGGCAAGAAGGTATCACGAGAGTGGCAGAGATTGGGCAGGTACAGTGCTGGAGTTATGCACAAAGAGGTTGCCTTATATTTAcagaaactgaaagaattggaagTGAGACAAGAAGAAGTGGTTAAGGAAAATATGGAACTGAAAGAACTGTGTGTTTTGCTGGATGAAGAGAAAAGTGGTGGAGCAGGCAGCAGGAGTTCTATTGACAGCCAAATCAGCCTCTGCCAACTAAATGCAACAAGTGCTTACATACGAGATGTCGGTGATGGGAGTAGCACCTCTAGCACTGGAAGTACAGATAGTCCAGACCATCATAAACACCATCCAAATACTAGTCCTGAACATCTCCAAAAAAGTAGGGGTGAGGGAAGCCCTGAGCATCAAAAACATAGGAGTGTTAGCCCAGAGCATCTCCAAAAACCTAAGAGTTCTGGAAGTCCCGATCACCAGAAGCATATGAAAGGACCAAGTCCAGAAcatcataaaaatgttggcaaagGTAGTCCTGAAAAGCAAAAGCACACCAGTAGTAGTCCAGAAACTCTTCCAAAGCACATTTTAAGTAGTAGccctgaacattttcaaaaacataGGCCTAGTAGTAGTCCAGAGCATCAAAAGCACAGCAGTGGCAGCCCAGAGCATCTTCAAAAACACACATTGAGTGGAAGCACAGAACATCTCCAGAAAGTGAGAGGGACAAGCCCTGAGCATCTCAAACAACATTATGGGGGAAGTCCAGAGCATCTCAAACATATCAGTGGAGGCAGCAGAGAAGGTACCCTGAGGAGACAAGTAGCAGATGATATGTCACCTCATCACAGAAGTGTATACAATGGAATGAATG
- the CCDC85A gene encoding coiled-coil domain-containing protein 85A isoform X4, with protein sequence MSKAAAADGGGAAPAEDLSKVSDEELLKWSKEELIRSLRRAEAEKMSAMLDHSNLIREVNRRLQLHLGEIRGLKDINQKLQEDNQELRDLCCFLDDDRQKGKKVSREWQRLGRYSAGVMHKEVALYLQKLKELEVRQEEVVKENMELKELCVLLDEEKSGGAGSRSSIDSQISLCQLNATSAYIRDVGDGSSTSSTGSTDSPDHHKHHPNTSPEHLQKSRGEGSPEHQKHRSVSPEHLQKPKSSGSPDHQKHMKGPSPEHHKNVGKGSPEKQKHTSSSPETLPKHILSSSPEHFQKHRPSSSPEHQKHSSGSPEHLQKHTLSGSTEHLQKVRGTSPEHLKQHYGGSPEHLKHISGGSREGTLRRQVADDMSPHHRSVYNGMNDLEPPRPKAPQS encoded by the exons ATGTCGAAGGCGGCGGCGGCGGACGGCGGCGGGGCGGCTCCAGCTGAGGACCTGTCCAAGGTGTCGGACGAGGAGCTGCTGAAGTGGAGCAAGGAGGAGCTGATCCGCAGCCTGCGCAGGGCCGAGGCGGAAAAGATGAGCGCGATGCTGGACCACAGCAACCTCATCCGGGAGGTGAACCGCCGGCTGCAGCTCCACCTCGGCGAGATCCGCGGCCTCAAG gaTATCAATCAGAAGTTGCAAGAAGATAACCAAGAACTGAGAGACCTTTGCTGTTTTCTGGATGATGATAGGCAGAAAGGCAAGAAGGTATCACGAGAGTGGCAGAGATTGGGCAGGTACAGTGCTGGAGTTATGCACAAAGAGGTTGCCTTATATTTAcagaaactgaaagaattggaagTGAGACAAGAAGAAGTGGTTAAGGAAAATATGGAACTGAAAGAACTGTGTGTTTTGCTGGATGAAGAGAAAAGTGGTGGAGCAGGCAGCAGGAGTTCTATTGACAGCCAAATCAGCCTCTGCCAACTAAATGCAACAAGTGCTTACATACGAGATGTCGGTGATGGGAGTAGCACCTCTAGCACTGGAAGTACAGATAGTCCAGACCATCATAAACACCATCCAAATACTAGTCCTGAACATCTCCAAAAAAGTAGGGGTGAGGGAAGCCCTGAGCATCAAAAACATAGGAGTGTTAGCCCAGAGCATCTCCAAAAACCTAAGAGTTCTGGAAGTCCCGATCACCAGAAGCATATGAAAGGACCAAGTCCAGAAcatcataaaaatgttggcaaagGTAGTCCTGAAAAGCAAAAGCACACCAGTAGTAGTCCAGAAACTCTTCCAAAGCACATTTTAAGTAGTAGccctgaacattttcaaaaacataGGCCTAGTAGTAGTCCAGAGCATCAAAAGCACAGCAGTGGCAGCCCAGAGCATCTTCAAAAACACACATTGAGTGGAAGCACAGAACATCTCCAGAAAGTGAGAGGGACAAGCCCTGAGCATCTCAAACAACATTATGGGGGAAGTCCAGAGCATCTCAAACATATCAGTGGAGGCAGCAGAGAAGGTACCCTGAGGAGACAAGTAGCAGATGATATGTCACCTCATCACAGAAGTGTATACAATGGAATGAATG ATCTCGAACCACCAAGACCAAAGGCTCCGCAGTCTTAA